A region from the Clavibacter sp. A6099 genome encodes:
- the tsaD gene encoding tRNA (adenosine(37)-N6)-threonylcarbamoyltransferase complex transferase subunit TsaD, translating to MSVLFRAAEVADLPALMRLETSTFVSDAWSADAMRGELTARHGWYVVAVDDSDGGILGYAGLSCPRGAHAADVQTIAVADGSRGRGIGRALLTRLVAEAHARGAREVLLEVRADNPVAQALYSSLGFEAIAVRPHYYQPDDVDAVVMRAALAATPPEVAEPRDAPAERPASAAPDADAHADETAADDAGPLVLGIETSCDETGIGIVRGQTLLANVISSSMDEHARYGGVVPEVAARAHLEALTPAIDAALAEAGVTLRELDAIAVTAGPGLSGALMVGVGAAKALAVALDIPLHGVNHLVGHVGADLLSTDGGPGVPLETPSIALLVSGGHTSLLLVRDLVDDVELLGETIDDAAGEAFDKVARVLGLPYPGGPHIDRVAADGDPRAIRFPRGLSLPKDMERHRYDFSFSGLKTAVARWVEKRQDAGEPVPVADVAASFREAVVDVLLTKAVAACVDHGIPRLLLGGGVVANARVRELAAERCRAAGIELRIPPLSLCTDNGAMIAALGARLIESGRAPSGLAFGADSTLPVTVVQVG from the coding sequence GTGAGCGTCCTGTTCCGTGCCGCCGAGGTCGCCGACCTTCCCGCGCTGATGCGCCTCGAGACCAGCACGTTCGTCTCGGACGCCTGGTCGGCCGACGCGATGCGCGGAGAGCTGACCGCCCGCCACGGGTGGTACGTCGTGGCCGTCGACGACTCCGACGGCGGGATCCTCGGCTACGCGGGCCTGTCGTGCCCGCGCGGCGCGCACGCCGCCGACGTCCAGACCATCGCCGTCGCCGACGGCAGCCGCGGCCGCGGGATCGGACGCGCCCTCCTCACCCGTCTCGTCGCCGAGGCGCACGCCCGCGGCGCGCGAGAGGTGCTGCTCGAGGTGCGCGCCGACAACCCGGTCGCGCAGGCCCTGTACTCCTCGCTCGGCTTCGAGGCCATCGCCGTGCGCCCGCACTACTACCAGCCGGACGACGTCGACGCCGTCGTGATGCGCGCAGCCCTCGCCGCGACGCCGCCGGAGGTCGCCGAGCCGCGGGACGCACCCGCCGAGCGCCCCGCATCCGCCGCCCCGGACGCCGATGCGCACGCCGACGAGACCGCGGCCGACGACGCCGGCCCCCTCGTCCTCGGCATCGAGACCTCCTGCGACGAGACGGGCATCGGCATCGTCCGCGGCCAGACGCTCCTCGCCAACGTCATCTCCAGCTCCATGGACGAGCACGCGCGGTACGGAGGCGTCGTGCCCGAGGTCGCCGCCCGCGCGCACCTCGAGGCGCTCACCCCCGCCATCGACGCGGCCCTCGCCGAGGCGGGCGTCACCCTCCGCGAGCTCGACGCGATCGCCGTCACCGCGGGTCCCGGCCTCTCCGGCGCGCTCATGGTCGGCGTCGGCGCGGCGAAGGCGCTCGCCGTGGCCCTCGACATCCCGCTGCACGGCGTCAACCACCTCGTAGGACACGTCGGCGCGGATCTCCTCAGCACCGACGGCGGGCCAGGCGTCCCGCTCGAGACCCCGAGCATCGCGCTGCTGGTCTCCGGCGGCCACACCTCGCTCCTCCTCGTGCGCGACCTGGTGGATGACGTCGAGCTCCTCGGCGAGACCATCGACGACGCCGCGGGCGAGGCCTTCGACAAGGTCGCCCGCGTGCTCGGCCTGCCCTACCCCGGCGGCCCGCACATCGACCGGGTCGCGGCCGACGGCGACCCGCGGGCGATCCGCTTCCCCCGCGGCCTCTCCCTGCCCAAGGACATGGAGCGCCACCGCTACGACTTCTCGTTCTCGGGCCTCAAGACCGCGGTCGCCCGCTGGGTCGAGAAGCGGCAGGACGCCGGCGAGCCGGTGCCCGTCGCGGACGTCGCCGCGAGCTTCCGCGAGGCCGTCGTCGACGTGCTGCTCACCAAGGCCGTCGCCGCGTGCGTCGACCACGGGATCCCGCGCCTGCTGCTGGGCGGAGGCGTGGTCGCGAACGCGCGCGTGCGGGAGCTGGCGGCGGAGCGGTGCCGGGCCGCGGGCATCGAGCTGCGGATCCCGCCCCTGTCGCTCTGCACCGACAACGGCGCCATGATCGCCGCGCTCGGCGCGCGCCTGATCGAGTCCGGCCGCGCCCCGTCCGGGCTCGCGTTCGGTGCCGACTCGACGCTGCCGGTCACCGTCGTCCAGGTCGGCTGA
- the tsaB gene encoding tRNA (adenosine(37)-N6)-threonylcarbamoyltransferase complex dimerization subunit type 1 TsaB, with product MLLAIDTSAGTGVAVIDPDGRVLAERQEVDTMRHAEVIGTLLDECLSASGVERCDVRAVVAGMGPGPFTGLRVGIAAARVLATGLDVRVIPVVSHDAVAHDHYAAGGTGSLVVVTDARRRELYWSVYREPVAGGVAERTAGPGLSKPDDVPAADHRIDAAGVRAASLAEVARRMDELGLPFAADQALYLRSPDVTLSAGPKRVTS from the coding sequence GTGCTCCTCGCGATCGACACCTCCGCCGGCACGGGCGTCGCCGTCATCGACCCCGACGGTCGTGTGCTCGCCGAGCGCCAGGAGGTCGACACCATGCGGCACGCCGAGGTCATCGGCACGCTGCTCGACGAGTGCCTCTCCGCGTCCGGCGTCGAGCGCTGCGACGTCCGCGCCGTGGTCGCGGGCATGGGCCCCGGCCCCTTCACCGGCCTCCGCGTCGGCATCGCGGCGGCCCGCGTGCTCGCGACCGGCCTCGACGTGCGCGTGATCCCCGTGGTCAGCCACGACGCCGTCGCCCACGACCACTATGCGGCGGGCGGCACCGGATCCCTGGTGGTCGTCACCGACGCGCGCCGCCGCGAGCTGTACTGGTCGGTCTACCGCGAGCCCGTCGCCGGAGGCGTCGCCGAGCGCACCGCCGGCCCCGGCCTCAGCAAGCCCGACGACGTGCCCGCGGCCGACCACCGCATCGACGCGGCTGGCGTCCGCGCGGCGTCCCTCGCGGAGGTCGCCCGCCGGATGGACGAGCTCGGCCTGCCCTTCGCGGCCGACCAGGCGCTCTACCTCCGCTCGCCCGACGTCACCCTCTCCGCAGGCCCGAAGCGGGTCACGTCGTGA
- a CDS encoding bifunctional alanine racemase/tRNA (adenosine(37)-N6)-threonylcarbamoyltransferase complex ATPase subunit type 1 TsaE, translating into MSETVPVPAGPVAPGRRAVVDLDAIRHNVRTLAALAAPARTMVAVKADAYGHGALQVARAALEAGAESLAVLDVASAVELRRAGITARLLAWLHSVDTDFRVAVENGIDLGVSALWELERIAAAGRATGMRARVHLKADTGLSRNGATPELWPDLVRAAVAADAAGELTLHALWSHLADASPEDDDAALARFHEAVRVAEELGARPVEKHLAASSAGIRLPAARFDMVRFGIAVYGISPFDYRSGRDLGLIPAMTLEADVVSVKRVEAGHGVSYGLDHRTAGPSTLALVPLGYADGIPRIAAPLASVLLNGRRFPIAGRIAMDQLVLDVGDLPVEVGDTAVILGPGDRGEPTAEEWAGWAETIGDEIVTRVGPRVDRVHLHERPDAEDVDAEDAAAEVLSDELVPVASTDDMEELGRALARELGAGDLVVLSGPLGAGKTTLTRGLGAGLGVRGPVTSPTFVLARTHPSLVDGPPLVHVDAYRLADARELDDLDIDFARSVVVVEWGDGKLDGIAEEWWDLRIARPTGAGVADPDAAGHAAADADADAAADADPDAAPEEPRTVRIRRLRARTRA; encoded by the coding sequence ATGAGCGAGACCGTGCCCGTGCCCGCCGGACCCGTCGCGCCCGGCCGCCGCGCCGTCGTCGACCTCGACGCGATCCGCCACAACGTCCGCACGCTCGCGGCGCTCGCCGCCCCCGCCCGCACGATGGTCGCCGTGAAGGCCGACGCCTACGGCCACGGCGCGCTCCAGGTCGCGCGCGCCGCCCTCGAGGCCGGCGCCGAGAGCCTCGCCGTGCTCGACGTCGCATCCGCCGTCGAGCTCCGCCGGGCCGGCATCACCGCCCGGCTCCTGGCCTGGCTGCACAGCGTCGACACCGACTTCCGCGTCGCGGTGGAGAACGGCATCGACCTCGGCGTCTCGGCCCTCTGGGAGCTGGAGCGCATCGCGGCCGCCGGGCGCGCCACGGGGATGCGCGCCCGCGTGCACCTCAAGGCCGACACCGGACTCAGCCGCAACGGCGCCACGCCGGAGCTGTGGCCGGATCTCGTGCGGGCCGCGGTCGCCGCCGACGCCGCGGGCGAGCTGACGCTGCACGCGCTGTGGTCGCACCTGGCCGACGCCTCGCCCGAGGACGACGACGCCGCGCTCGCCCGCTTCCACGAGGCGGTGCGCGTGGCCGAGGAGCTGGGCGCGCGACCCGTGGAGAAGCACCTGGCCGCGAGCTCCGCGGGGATCCGCCTGCCCGCCGCCCGCTTCGACATGGTGCGCTTCGGCATCGCGGTCTACGGCATCTCGCCGTTCGACTACCGCTCCGGCCGCGACCTCGGCCTGATCCCCGCGATGACGCTGGAAGCCGACGTCGTCTCCGTCAAGCGCGTCGAGGCCGGACACGGCGTCTCCTACGGCCTGGACCACCGCACCGCGGGGCCGTCGACGCTCGCGCTCGTGCCGCTCGGCTACGCCGACGGGATCCCGCGCATCGCCGCCCCGCTCGCCTCCGTGCTCCTGAACGGCCGCCGCTTCCCGATCGCCGGCCGCATCGCCATGGACCAGCTCGTGCTCGACGTCGGCGACCTGCCCGTCGAGGTCGGCGACACCGCCGTGATCCTCGGCCCCGGCGACCGCGGCGAGCCCACGGCCGAGGAGTGGGCCGGCTGGGCCGAGACCATCGGCGACGAGATCGTGACCCGGGTGGGGCCGCGCGTCGACCGCGTGCACCTGCACGAGCGCCCGGACGCGGAGGACGTCGACGCCGAGGACGCCGCCGCCGAGGTCCTCTCCGACGAGCTCGTGCCCGTCGCCAGCACCGACGACATGGAGGAGCTCGGCCGCGCCCTCGCGCGCGAGCTGGGCGCGGGCGATCTCGTCGTCCTGTCCGGCCCGCTCGGCGCGGGCAAGACCACGCTCACCCGCGGGCTCGGCGCGGGACTCGGCGTCCGCGGTCCCGTCACGAGCCCCACCTTCGTGCTCGCGCGCACGCACCCGAGCCTCGTCGACGGCCCGCCGCTCGTGCACGTGGACGCCTACCGCCTGGCCGACGCCCGCGAGCTCGACGACCTCGACATCGACTTCGCGCGCTCCGTCGTGGTGGTCGAGTGGGGCGACGGCAAGCTCGACGGCATCGCCGAGGAGTGGTGGGACCTGCGGATCGCGCGGCCCACGGGCGCGGGCGTCGCGGATCCCGACGCGGCCGGCCACGCCGCCGCCGACGCCGACGCGGATGCCGCCGCCGACGCGGACCCGGACGCCGCCCCCGAGGAGCCCCGCACCGTCCGCATCCGGCGGCTCCGCGCGCGGACCCGCGCCTAG
- the alr gene encoding alanine racemase, which yields MTDEATLQAPAALRREARIDTGAISANVRTLRAATGAPLVMAVVKADGYGHGAVASARAALAGGADRLGVVDVREALALRAAGIDAPVLTWMHAPGADFATAIEAGVDLGLNSLRQVREVAEAARRIGRTAEVHLKIDTGLGRNGVTPAEWPGVVAEVAALVAEGVIHLGGVFSHLANAGQEEDRAQVRAFHRAVDVVKAAGLEPGIRHLAATAGALRVPEARLDMVRLGIGIYGISPLDGVTSADLGLVPAMTLVGSVVAVKRVPADTGVSYGYTYRTTSATTLALVSLGFADGVPRLASNRAPVAIHGARFRVSGRIAMDQFVVDVGDGVVDGIPVAVGDDAVLFGDPATGAPSVEEWAEATGTIGYEIVARVAGRVTRRFGA from the coding sequence GTGACCGACGAGGCGACCCTCCAGGCGCCGGCCGCCCTGCGGCGGGAGGCGCGCATCGACACTGGCGCGATCTCGGCCAACGTGCGCACGCTGCGGGCCGCCACGGGCGCGCCGCTCGTGATGGCCGTGGTCAAGGCCGACGGCTACGGGCACGGCGCCGTCGCATCGGCGCGCGCCGCGCTCGCGGGCGGGGCCGACCGGCTCGGCGTCGTCGACGTCCGCGAGGCGCTCGCGCTGCGGGCGGCCGGGATCGACGCGCCCGTCCTCACGTGGATGCACGCGCCCGGCGCCGACTTCGCGACCGCCATCGAGGCCGGCGTCGACCTCGGGCTCAACAGCCTGCGCCAGGTGCGCGAGGTGGCGGAGGCCGCGCGTCGCATCGGCCGCACGGCCGAGGTGCACCTCAAGATCGACACCGGCCTCGGCCGCAACGGCGTGACGCCGGCGGAGTGGCCGGGCGTCGTCGCCGAGGTCGCCGCGCTCGTCGCGGAAGGCGTGATCCACCTCGGCGGGGTCTTCAGCCACCTGGCGAACGCGGGGCAGGAGGAGGACCGGGCGCAGGTCCGCGCGTTCCACCGGGCGGTCGACGTCGTCAAGGCCGCGGGGCTCGAGCCGGGGATCCGCCACCTCGCCGCGACCGCTGGCGCCCTGCGCGTGCCCGAGGCCCGCCTCGACATGGTGCGCCTCGGCATCGGGATCTACGGCATCTCGCCGCTCGACGGCGTCACGTCCGCCGACCTCGGCCTCGTGCCCGCCATGACCCTCGTCGGCAGCGTCGTCGCGGTCAAGCGCGTGCCCGCCGACACGGGCGTCTCCTACGGCTACACCTACCGCACCACCAGCGCCACGACCCTCGCGCTCGTCTCGCTCGGGTTCGCCGACGGGGTGCCGCGGCTCGCGAGCAACCGCGCGCCCGTCGCGATCCACGGCGCGCGCTTCCGGGTGAGCGGCCGGATCGCCATGGACCAGTTCGTGGTCGACGTGGGCGACGGCGTCGTCGACGGGATCCCGGTGGCGGTGGGCGACGACGCCGTGCTGTTCGGGGATCCCGCGACGGGCGCGCCCTCGGTGGAGGAGTGGGCCGAGGCGACCGGCACCATCGGCTACGAGATCGTCGCGCGCGTCGCCGGCCGCGTGACCCGGAGGTTCGGCGCATGA
- a CDS encoding holo-ACP synthase, with translation MIRGIGVDVVDVARFARSAERTPGLVPRLFAPAERSLPARSLAARFAAKEALIKALGGPGGISWQDMEVVQDDHGDPSFRVAGVVAEVAAARGVTRIHLSMSHDAGLATAFVVTEGDDL, from the coding sequence GTGATCAGGGGCATCGGCGTCGACGTGGTCGACGTGGCGCGGTTCGCCCGGAGCGCAGAGCGCACTCCGGGGCTCGTGCCGCGCCTGTTCGCGCCCGCCGAGCGGTCCCTGCCCGCGCGCTCGCTCGCGGCCCGGTTCGCCGCGAAGGAGGCGCTCATCAAGGCGCTCGGCGGTCCCGGCGGGATCAGCTGGCAGGACATGGAGGTCGTCCAGGACGACCACGGCGACCCCTCCTTCCGGGTGGCGGGCGTCGTCGCCGAGGTGGCGGCCGCACGGGGTGTGACGCGGATCCACCTGAGCATGAGCCACGACGCCGGCCTCGCCACCGCGTTCGTGGTCACCGAGGGGGACGACCTGTGA
- the glmS gene encoding glutamine--fructose-6-phosphate transaminase (isomerizing), which produces MCGIVGYVGESKSLEVLLGGLRRLEYRGYDSAGVAVLDEDGTLGVRKRAGKLDRLLEDLEASPLPNGSTGIGHTRWATHGGPTDRNAHPHLGDDGKLALIHNGIIENFAELKDDLLADGYTFESDTDTEVAARLLGREYGITHDLEQAFRNTVSRLEGAFTLLAVHRDQPGLVVGARRNSPLVIGLGDGENFLGSDVAAFVEFTRRAVAIGQDQMVAIRPDSVTVTDFHGAPVETHEFEIAWDASASEKGGWSSFMAKEISEGPDAVANTLRGRIVDGVVVLPDLDAIGEVDLAEISRIVIVACGTAAYSGILGKYAIEKWARVPVEVELAHEFRYRDPVLDATTLVISISQSGETMDTLLAVRYAREAGARVLSICNTQGATIPRESEAVVYTHAGPEVAVASTKAFVAQVAALYLFGLHLARIRGTLSADEIVANTEELLAVPEKLATVVEQGEKISQLAKWMADTRAVLFLGRNVGFPVALEGALKLKELAYIHAEGFAAGELKHGPIALIEPGQPVFVIVPSPVHQLALHKKVISNIEEIRARGARVIAIAEQGDAFVLPHADEVIPIPLAAPLFEPLLAVTPLQIFAMELAAAKGLDVDQPRNLAKSVTVE; this is translated from the coding sequence ATGTGCGGAATCGTGGGATACGTCGGTGAGTCCAAGAGCCTCGAGGTGCTCCTCGGGGGGCTGCGGAGGCTCGAGTACCGGGGTTACGACTCCGCGGGCGTCGCGGTGCTCGACGAGGACGGCACGCTCGGCGTCCGCAAGCGGGCGGGCAAGCTCGACCGTCTGCTGGAGGACCTCGAGGCGTCGCCGCTGCCGAACGGATCCACCGGCATCGGCCACACGCGCTGGGCCACGCACGGCGGCCCCACCGACCGCAACGCGCACCCGCACCTGGGCGACGACGGCAAGCTCGCGCTCATCCACAACGGGATCATCGAGAACTTCGCGGAGCTCAAGGACGACCTCCTCGCGGACGGCTACACGTTCGAGAGCGACACGGACACCGAGGTCGCCGCCCGTCTCCTCGGCCGCGAGTACGGCATCACGCACGACCTCGAGCAGGCGTTCCGCAACACGGTGAGCCGGCTCGAGGGCGCGTTCACGCTCCTCGCCGTGCACCGCGACCAGCCCGGGCTCGTGGTCGGCGCACGCCGCAACTCGCCGCTCGTCATCGGGCTGGGCGACGGCGAGAACTTCCTCGGATCCGACGTCGCCGCGTTCGTGGAGTTCACGCGCCGCGCGGTCGCGATCGGCCAGGACCAGATGGTCGCCATCCGCCCCGACTCCGTCACCGTCACCGACTTCCACGGCGCGCCCGTCGAGACGCACGAGTTCGAGATCGCCTGGGACGCGTCGGCCAGCGAGAAGGGCGGCTGGTCGAGCTTCATGGCGAAGGAGATCAGCGAGGGCCCGGACGCGGTGGCCAACACGCTCCGCGGCCGCATCGTCGACGGCGTCGTCGTGCTGCCCGACCTCGACGCGATCGGCGAGGTCGACCTCGCCGAGATCTCGCGCATCGTCATCGTCGCGTGCGGCACCGCCGCCTACTCGGGGATCCTCGGCAAGTACGCCATCGAGAAGTGGGCCCGCGTCCCCGTGGAGGTCGAGCTCGCGCACGAGTTCCGCTACCGCGACCCGGTGCTCGACGCCACCACGCTCGTGATCTCCATCAGCCAGTCCGGCGAGACCATGGACACGCTGCTGGCCGTCCGCTACGCCCGCGAGGCCGGGGCGCGCGTGCTCTCCATCTGCAACACGCAGGGCGCCACCATCCCGCGCGAGTCCGAGGCGGTCGTCTACACGCACGCGGGCCCGGAGGTCGCGGTCGCGTCCACGAAGGCGTTCGTCGCGCAGGTCGCCGCGCTGTACCTCTTCGGCCTGCACCTCGCGCGCATCCGCGGCACGCTGTCGGCCGACGAGATCGTCGCCAACACGGAGGAGCTGCTGGCCGTGCCGGAGAAGCTCGCCACCGTCGTGGAGCAGGGCGAGAAGATCAGCCAGCTCGCGAAGTGGATGGCCGACACCCGCGCGGTGCTGTTCCTCGGCCGCAACGTCGGCTTCCCGGTGGCGCTCGAGGGCGCGTTGAAGCTCAAGGAGCTCGCCTACATCCACGCCGAGGGCTTCGCTGCCGGCGAGCTCAAGCACGGGCCCATCGCGCTGATCGAGCCGGGGCAGCCCGTGTTCGTCATCGTGCCGAGCCCCGTGCACCAGCTCGCGCTGCACAAGAAGGTCATCTCCAACATCGAGGAGATCCGCGCGCGCGGCGCCCGCGTCATCGCGATCGCCGAGCAGGGCGACGCGTTCGTCCTGCCGCACGCCGACGAGGTCATCCCGATCCCGCTCGCCGCGCCGCTGTTCGAGCCGCTGCTCGCCGTGACGCCGCTGCAGATCTTCGCGATGGAGCTCGCCGCAGCGAAGGGCCTCGACGTCGACCAGCCGCGCAACCTCGCGAAGTCCGTCACCGTCGAGTGA
- the coaA gene encoding type I pantothenate kinase — MPDTATGHPTSHGNVSPFVEIARADWAALAPATHLPLRETELVQLRGIGDRLDMHEVEDVYLPLSRLLNLYVTGTKKLHRDTSAFLGERAKSTPFVIGVAGSVAVGKSTVARLLREMLARWDDTPRVELVTTDGFLHPNAELERRGLMERKGFPESYDRRALLRFVTQVKSGVPEVRAPFYSHLAYDIVPGAEVVVRQPDVLIIEGLNVLQPAASGAKLAVSDLFDFSIYVDARTHDIAQWYEERFLSLQRGAFSNPRSYFHRYAELSPAEAVARARGIWSAINEPNLEQNIRPTRSRATLVLRKDADHSVANVLLRKL; from the coding sequence ATGCCAGACACCGCGACGGGACACCCGACGAGCCACGGCAACGTCTCCCCGTTCGTGGAGATCGCCCGTGCCGACTGGGCGGCCCTCGCGCCCGCCACGCACCTCCCGCTGCGGGAGACGGAGCTGGTGCAGCTGCGCGGCATCGGCGACCGGCTCGACATGCACGAGGTCGAGGACGTGTACCTCCCGCTGAGCCGCCTGCTCAACCTCTACGTCACGGGCACGAAGAAGCTGCACCGGGACACGAGCGCCTTCCTGGGCGAGCGCGCCAAGAGCACGCCGTTCGTCATCGGCGTGGCGGGATCCGTGGCCGTCGGCAAGTCGACCGTCGCCCGCCTCCTGCGCGAGATGCTGGCGCGCTGGGACGACACCCCCCGCGTCGAGCTCGTGACCACCGACGGATTCCTGCACCCGAACGCCGAGCTCGAGCGCCGCGGCCTCATGGAGCGGAAGGGCTTCCCCGAGTCCTACGACCGGCGGGCGCTGCTGCGGTTCGTCACGCAGGTCAAGAGCGGCGTACCCGAGGTCCGCGCGCCGTTCTACTCGCACCTCGCCTACGACATCGTCCCGGGCGCCGAGGTGGTCGTCCGCCAGCCGGACGTCCTCATCATCGAGGGCCTCAACGTGCTCCAGCCGGCGGCGTCCGGCGCGAAGCTCGCCGTCAGCGACCTCTTCGACTTCTCGATCTACGTCGACGCCCGCACCCACGACATCGCGCAGTGGTACGAGGAGCGGTTCCTGAGCCTCCAGCGCGGCGCGTTCAGCAACCCGCGCTCCTACTTCCACCGGTACGCGGAGCTCAGCCCGGCCGAGGCCGTGGCGCGTGCGCGCGGGATCTGGTCGGCCATCAACGAGCCGAACCTCGAGCAGAACATCCGCCCCACCCGCTCGCGCGCGACGCTCGTGCTGCGGAAGGACGCCGACCACTCGGTCGCGAACGTCCTCCTCCGCAAGCTCTGA
- the glmM gene encoding phosphoglucosamine mutase yields the protein MPRLFGTDGVRGLANGETITADLALRLAQAAAHVLGQDARDAGRRPIAVVARDPRVSGEFIAAAVAAGLASSGVDVFDAGVIPTPATAYLIADFDADFGVMISASHNPAPDNGIKFFAAGGRKLADELEDRIEAQLSQPVLLPTGADVGRIRRFADAEDRYVLHLLGTLQHRLDGIHVVLDCAHGAAAGISPEVFTDAGARVTVIGNDPDGMNINDRVGSTHLDLLAEAVLAHGADVGIAHDGDADRCLAVDHTGAIIDGDQIMAVLALSMARRGLLAERTLVATVMSNLGLRIAMAENDIAVMQTRVGDRYVLEAMNEGGYSLGGEQSGHLVIAEHATTGDGILTGIQLLGEMAATGKSLHELASVMTVYPQVMINVRGVDRDRVGDDAELNAAVARAEAELGDTGRILMRASGTEPMIRVMVEAADQTTAERHAQELAALVTERLAI from the coding sequence ATGCCCCGGCTCTTCGGCACGGACGGCGTCCGCGGACTCGCCAACGGCGAGACCATCACCGCGGACCTCGCCCTTCGCCTGGCCCAGGCCGCCGCGCACGTGCTCGGCCAGGACGCCCGGGATGCCGGGCGACGACCCATCGCGGTCGTCGCCCGGGATCCCCGGGTGTCCGGCGAGTTCATCGCGGCGGCCGTGGCCGCCGGCCTCGCGAGCTCCGGCGTCGACGTGTTCGACGCCGGGGTCATCCCGACGCCGGCCACGGCGTACCTCATCGCGGACTTCGACGCCGACTTCGGCGTGATGATCTCCGCGTCGCACAACCCCGCTCCCGACAACGGGATCAAGTTCTTCGCCGCAGGCGGACGGAAGCTCGCCGACGAGCTCGAGGACCGCATCGAGGCGCAGCTGAGCCAGCCCGTCCTGCTCCCCACGGGAGCCGACGTCGGCCGCATCCGCCGCTTCGCGGACGCCGAGGACCGCTACGTCCTCCACCTTCTCGGCACGCTGCAGCACCGGCTCGACGGGATCCACGTGGTCCTCGACTGCGCGCACGGCGCCGCAGCCGGGATCAGCCCCGAGGTCTTCACGGACGCGGGCGCGCGCGTCACGGTCATCGGCAACGATCCCGACGGCATGAACATCAACGACCGGGTCGGGTCGACGCACCTCGACCTCCTGGCCGAGGCGGTCCTCGCGCACGGCGCGGACGTGGGCATCGCGCACGACGGCGACGCCGACCGCTGCCTCGCGGTCGACCACACGGGCGCCATCATCGACGGCGACCAGATCATGGCCGTCCTCGCGCTCTCGATGGCCCGCCGCGGCCTGCTGGCGGAGCGGACGCTCGTCGCGACCGTCATGAGCAACCTCGGCCTCCGCATCGCGATGGCCGAGAACGACATCGCCGTGATGCAGACCCGCGTCGGCGACCGCTACGTGCTCGAGGCCATGAACGAGGGCGGCTACTCCCTCGGCGGCGAGCAGTCGGGCCACCTCGTCATCGCGGAGCACGCGACGACCGGCGACGGGATCCTCACGGGGATCCAGCTGCTCGGGGAGATGGCGGCCACGGGGAAGAGCCTGCACGAGCTCGCCTCGGTGATGACCGTCTACCCGCAGGTGATGATCAACGTGCGCGGCGTCGACCGCGATCGCGTGGGCGACGACGCCGAGCTGAACGCGGCCGTCGCGCGCGCGGAGGCCGAGCTCGGCGACACCGGCCGGATCCTCATGCGCGCCTCGGGCACCGAGCCGATGATCCGCGTGATGGTGGAGGCCGCAGACCAGACCACCGCCGAGCGGCACGCGCAGGAGCTGGCCGCCCTCGTGACGGAGCGCCTGGCCATCTAG
- the rpsI gene encoding 30S ribosomal protein S9 encodes MAQISDSLDVAPESFSTETPNEEAPKAPRAVLNVSGGAVGRRKQAIARVRLVPGSGSITVNGREFADYFPNKLHQQLVNDPFKVLDLLGSYDVVARISGGGPSGQAGALRLGIARALNEIDEENNRAVLKKNGFLSRDARVKERKKAGLKKARKAPQFSKR; translated from the coding sequence GTGGCTCAGATCTCAGACTCCCTCGACGTGGCTCCCGAGAGCTTCTCGACCGAGACCCCGAACGAGGAGGCCCCCAAGGCCCCCCGCGCGGTCCTCAACGTGTCCGGCGGCGCCGTCGGACGACGCAAGCAGGCCATCGCCCGCGTGCGCCTCGTCCCCGGCTCCGGCTCGATCACGGTCAACGGCCGTGAGTTCGCGGACTACTTCCCCAACAAGCTGCACCAGCAGCTCGTGAACGACCCCTTCAAGGTGCTCGACCTCCTCGGCAGCTACGACGTGGTCGCGCGCATCTCCGGCGGCGGCCCCTCCGGCCAGGCCGGCGCCCTGCGCCTCGGCATCGCCCGCGCCCTCAACGAGATCGACGAGGAGAACAACCGCGCCGTGCTGAAGAAGAACGGCTTCCTCAGCCGTGACGCGCGCGTCAAGGAGCGCAAGAAGGCCGGACTCAAGAAGGCCCGCAAGGCGCCCCAGTTCTCGAAGCGCTAA
- the rplM gene encoding 50S ribosomal protein L13, with protein sequence MTRTYSPKASEVQHDWVVIDATDIVLGRLASHAAALLRGKHKATFAPHMDMGDFVIIVNAEKVALTGQKLEKKLAYRHSGYPGGLTATTYVEMLEKHPTRAVEKAIRGMLPKNSLGAAQLKKLKVYAGPEHPHAAQQPTPYTLGQVAQ encoded by the coding sequence ATGACGCGCACCTATTCCCCCAAGGCCAGTGAGGTCCAGCACGACTGGGTCGTCATCGACGCCACGGACATCGTCCTCGGCCGTCTCGCCAGCCACGCCGCCGCGCTCCTGCGCGGCAAGCACAAGGCCACGTTCGCCCCCCACATGGACATGGGCGACTTCGTGATCATCGTCAACGCCGAGAAGGTGGCGCTCACGGGCCAGAAGCTCGAGAAGAAGCTGGCCTACCGCCACTCCGGCTACCCGGGCGGCCTCACGGCCACCACCTACGTCGAGATGCTCGAGAAGCACCCCACGCGCGCGGTCGAGAAGGCCATCCGCGGCATGCTGCCGAAGAACTCGCTGGGTGCGGCGCAGCTGAAGAAGCTCAAGGTCTACGCGGGCCCCGAGCACCCCCACGCTGCTCAGCAGCCCACCCCGTACACCCTCGGCCAGGTCGCTCAGTAG